A window of the Oncorhynchus mykiss isolate Arlee chromosome 15, USDA_OmykA_1.1, whole genome shotgun sequence genome harbors these coding sequences:
- the myom1b gene encoding myomesin-1 isoform X6 — protein sequence MNKDSLMHAPEFVIKPRSHTVWEKQCVRLHCTVSGWPDPRVVWYKNNVTIDPMAHPGKYKLESSYNVHSLEINRCDFDDTAQYRVSAMNSKGELSSFASIVVKRFKGEVEEALPMPRHGLISEYGITFDTHIVDGFGVSFGREGETMSLGATVIISPNLARYQPEVQWYRDDVLLQPSKWCHMHWSGDKATLTLTHLNKEDEGLYTLRITTKSKYETYSAYVFVRDADAEVEGAPGAPLDVKCQDANKDYVIVTWKQPAVDGGSSILGYFVDRCEVGTTHWSQCNDTPIKFARFPVTGLVEGRSYTFRVRAVNKSGMSRPSRVSEVVAAMDPADRARMRGTSAPWTGQIIVTEEEPAEGVVPGKPKELEVTEATKNYVVLSWKPPGERGHEGIMYYVEKCVSGTDSWQRVNTEIPVKSPRFALFDLAEGKAYSFRVRCCNSAGVGEPSEATEATTVGDKLDIPSAPGRVVPTRNTDTSVVVSWEASRDAKELVGYYIEASIVGSNKFEPCNNKPVKGTRFICHGLVTGESYVFRVKALNAAGLSECSQESEAIEVKAAIGGGIPHASPTPPYGISVLECVRDSMVLAWKQPTFIGGADITGYFVDYREVINGVPGTWHEANVKAVSDRAYRVSDLKENRKYQFQVRAANMAGVGIPSLPSGTFVCEEWTIAVPGPPHDLQVTEVRANTLVLLYKPPVYQGRDPVNGFYIDIKEADAEEEAWRGVNEKAVLTNYMKIKTLKEGETYVFRVRAQNKAGVGKASEPTEPVLAETKPGTTEIVVDVDDDGVISMNFACSNLTPDSKFVWSKNYEEITDDTRITVATSGGKSKATFNMLAEDDIGIYSCAVTHTDGACSSYTLSAEELKKLLELSHDHKFPIIPLKTELAVELQEKGRIRFWLQAEKISANGKIEYVFNDNSLSQGEKYKMNFNKDTGVIEMIMESLLPEDEGTFTFQLQDGKATNQSSLVLIGDVFKGLQKESAFMRKEWHRKQGPHFVEYLSYEVTPECCVILKCKVGNIKKETVALWYKDGREVKGDEKLTFTEGVLNLEIAQISKKDAGVYEIVLKDDRGQDTSTLNLTEQGFRDLMNEVFSNIANSSTALKIQSTDEGIRLYSFVSYYNEALQVTWHHKDSAIAFTDRIKSGVVGEQLWLQITEPTEKDKGKYAIEFHDGKGGLKRTVELSGQAFDDAYAEFQRLKAAAIAERNRARVAGGLPDVVTIQELKALNLTCNISGEPLPEVVWLKNEREIVSDGHYVMKLEAGKYASFTITTVNTTDSGKYSILVKNKYGTESADFTLVVTEGKGDLGVTSYLTDADGNVIIGCKSRPTTPTERRKSVTGKKMQKRKDSVILQKPPEEKEGKKKEEKKMEDKTDALSKTTDKKKAAPAVASRVGKQETLQQPTTTADEAKPDDVPTSEKPTEKPQINKGKNDQDE from the exons ATGGCCTGATCTCTGAGTATGGCATCACCTTTGATACCCACATCGTGGACGGGTTTGGCGTGTCGTTCGGACGGGAGGGCGAAACCATGAGCCTGGGCGCCACAGTCATCATCTCCCCCAACCTGGCACGCTACCAGCCTGAAGTTCAGTGGTACAGAGATG aTGTTCTTCTGCAGCCCTCCAAGTGGTGTCACATGCACTGGAGTGGAGACAAGGCCACGCTGACCCTGACACACCTGAACAAGGAGGACGAGGGTCTCTACACCCTGCGCATCACCACCAAGTCTAAATACGAGACCTACTCTGCTTACGTCTTTGTCAGAG ATGCCGATGCGGAGGTGGAGGGAGCCCCTGGCGCCCCTCTGGATGTGAAGTGTCAGGACGCCAATAAGGATTACGTCATCGTGACCTGGAAGCAGCCGGCTGTGGACGGTGGCAGCTCCATCCTGGGCTACTTTGTGGACAG GTGTGAGGTTGGCACCACCCATTGGAGCCAGTGCAACGACACGCCCATCAAGTTTGCCCGTTTCCCCGTGACGGGGTTGGTGGAGGGGCGCTCCTACACATTCCGTGTGCGTGCCGTCAACAAGTCTGGCATGAGCCGGCCCTCCCGTGTCTCTGAGGTGGTGGCAGCCATGGATCCTGCCGACCGCGCGCGAATGAGAG GTACCTCTGCACCCTGGACCGGCCAGATCATTGTCACTGAGGAGGAGCCTGCAG AGGGCGTGGTCCCCGGCAAACCCAAAGAACTGGAGGTCACCGAGGCCACCAAGAACTATGTGGTTCTGAGCTGGAAACCCCCTGGGGAGAGAGGCCACGAGGGCATCATGTACTATGTGGAGAAG tgtgtgtctggcACAGACAGCTGGCAGAGGGTGAACACTGAGATCCCAGTGAAGTCTCCTCGCTTCGCCCTGTTTGATCTGGCGGAGGGAAAGGCCTACAGCTTCCGTGTGCGCTGCTGCAACTCCGCCGGCGTTGGCGAGCCATCAGAAGCCACCGAGGCCACCACTGTCGGGGACAAGCTGG ATATCCCATCTGCCCCAGGCCGTGTGGTTCCCACCAGGAACACAGACACGTCCGTGGTTGTGTCCTGGGAGGCTTCCAGGGACGCTAAGGAGCTGGTGGGATACTACATCGAGGCCAGCATCGTGGGTAGCAACAAGTTTGAGCCATGTAACAACAAGCCTGTCAAAGGCACCAG GTTTATCTGTCACGGTCTGGTGACAGGAGAGAGCTACGTGTTCAGAGTGAAGGCACTGAATGCCGCTGGGCTCAGCGAGTGTTCTCAGGAGTCTGAGGCTATTGAGGTGAAGGCTGCTATTG GGGGCGGTATTCCTCATG CGTCCCCTACTCCACCCTATGGCATTAGCGTTCTGGAGTGCGTGCGGGACTCTATGGTGCTGGCCTGGAAGCAGCCCACCTTCATCGGAGGCGCTGACATCACCGGCTACTTCGTGGACTACCGTGAGGTCATCAATGGGGTGCCAGGGACATGGCACGAGGCCAACGTCAAGGCTGTCAGCGACAGAGCCTACAGA gtgTCTGACTTGAAGgagaacaggaagtaccagttccAGGTGCGTGCTGCCAACATGGCAGGAGTGGGCATCCCTTCTCTGCCCAGTGGAACATTTGTCTGTGAGGAGTGGACCATTGCTGTGCCAG GACCTCCCCATGATCTGCAGGTGACAGAGGTGCGCGCCAACACTCTGGTGTTGCTTTATAAGCCACCAGTGTACCAGGGCCGTGACCCAGTCAACGGGTTCTACATTGACATCAAAGAGGCTGATGCTGAGGAGGAGGCTTGGAGAGGAGTCAACGAGAAGGCTGTCCTCACTAACTACATGAAG ATTAAGACTCTAAAGGAGGGGGAGACCTATGTGTTCCGTGTGCGTGCTCAGAATAAGGCAGGTGTGGGAAAGGCCTCTGAGCCCACAGAACCAGTCCTGGCCGAAACCAAACCAG GCACTACGGAGATTGTTGTGGACGTTGATGATGATGGAGTGATCTCCATGAACTTTGCCTGCTCCAACCTGACTCCAGACTCCAAATTTGTGTGGTCAAAGAACTACGAAGAGATCACAGACGATACTCGTATTACTGTGGCGACCAGTGGGGggaa GTCCAAAGCCACCTTCAATATGCTTGCGGAGGATGACATCGGCATTTACTCTTGTGCTGTCACCCACACCGATGGTGCTTGCTCCAGCTACACTCTCTCAGCGGAGG AGTTGAAGAAACTGCTGGAGCTCAGCCACGACCACAAATTCCCCA TTATTCCATTAAAGACAGAGCTGGCTGTGGAGCTGCAGGAGAAGGGCCGAATTCGCTTCTGGCTGCAGGCTGAGAAGATCTCTGCTAATGGCAAAATAGAATATGTGTTTAACGACAACAGTCTCTCCCAGGGAGAG AAATACAAGATGAACTTTAACAAGGACACAGGTGTGATTGAGATGATCATGGAGTCTCTGCTCCCAGAGGACGAGGGAACCTTCACCTTCCAGCTGCAGGACGGAAAAGCAACCAACCAGTCCAGCCTGGTGCTGATTGGAGATG TGTTCAAGGGGCTGCAGAAGGAGTCTGCGTTCATGCGCAAAGAATGGCACAGAAAGCAAG GTCCTCACTTTGTGGAGTATCTGAGTTATGAAGTGACCCCAGAATGTTGTGTTATCCTGAAATGCAAG GTTGGGAACATAAAGAAAGAGACTGTTGCATTGTGGTACAAGGATGGGCGCGAGGTCAAGGGAGATGAGAAACTCACCTTCACCGAGGGAGTGCTCAATCTGGAGATTGCTCAG ATCTCAAAGAAGGATGCCGGTGTCTATGAGATTGTTCTGAAGGATGACAGAGGGCAGGACACATCCACGTTGAATCTGACAGAACAAG GTTTCAGGGACTTGATGAATGAAGTGTTCAGTAATATTG CCAACTCCTCCACTGCACTGAAGATCCAGAGCACAGACGAGGGCATCAGACTCTACTCCTTTGTCAGTTACTACAACGAGGCGCTCCAGGTCACCTGGCACCACAA GGATTCAGCGATAGCCTTCACAGACCGCATTAAGAGTGGTGTGGTGGGAGAGCAGCTGTGGCTACAGATCACAGAGCCCACAGAGAAAGACAAGGGCAAATACGCCATCGAGTTCCATGATGGAAAGGGCGGTCTGAAGAGGACTGTAGAGCTGTCTGGCCAGG CATTTGATGACGCATATGCAGAATTCCAGAGGCTCAA AGCGGCCGCTATTGCAGAGAGaa ATCGTGCTCGCGTGGCAGGAGGCCTGCCTGATGTCGTCACCATACAGGAGTTAAAG GCCCTGAACCTGACCTGTAACATTTCGGGCGAACCCCTGCCTGAGGTCGTCTGGTTGAAGAACGAGAGGGAGATTGTGTCTGATGGCCACTACGTTATGAAGCTCGAGGCGGGCAAGTACGCCAGCTTCACCATCACCACGGTGAACACGACAGACTCGGGCAAATACAGCATCCTGGTGAAGAACAAGTACGGCACAGAGAGCGCTGACTTCACC TTGGTTGTAACAGAAGGCAAAGGGGACTTGGGAGTGACCTCCTATTTGACTGATGCTGACGGGAACGTGATCATTGGGTGTAAAAGCAGACCTACCACCCCAACAGAGAGGAGGAAGTCAGTCACTGGGAAGAAAATGCAGAAGAGAAAGG ATTCCGTAATCCTCCAGAAGCCACCAGAGGAAAAGGAGGGGaaaaagaaagaagaaaagaAGATGGAGGACAAAACTGATGCTTTGTCAAAAACCACAGACAAGAAAAAGGCTGCCCCTGCTGTTGCAAGCAGGGTCGGCAAGCAGGAGACCCTGCAGCAGCCCACAACTACAGCAGATGAGGCGAAGCCAGATGATGTCCCCACATCTGAGAAACCGACAGAGAAACCACAGATTAACAAGGGCAAAAATGATCAAGATGAGTGA